ACCGTAGGTGTCGTAGAGCTTGAACACCACGTCGCCCGGAACCACGTCGCCTTTGAGCTCGGCCAGATCCTGCTCGAGGATCTTCAGGCCCTGCTCCAGGGTCTTGGCGAATTGCTCTTCTTCGGCTTTCAGTACGCGCTCGATGTGCGCCTGCTGGGATTTCAGCTCAGGGAACGCTTCGCCCATCTCGGCCACGAGTGCGGCAACGATCTGGTAGAAGAAGCTGCCCTTGGCACCCAGCTTGTTGCCGTGACGGCAGGCGCGACGGATGATCCGGCGCAGCACATAACCGCGACCTTCGTTGGACGGCAACACGCCGTCGGCAATCAGGAAGCCGCACGAACGGATATGGTCAGCCACGACTTTCAGCGACGCCTGATTGTCGTTGCTGCAACCGATGGCCTTGGCCGATGCGGCCAACAGGCTCTGGAACAGGTCGATTTCATAGTTCGAGTGAACATGCTGCAGCACGGCACTGATCCGCTCAAGGCCCATGCCGGTGTCCACCGACGGAGCTGGCAGCGGGTGCAACACGCCATCGGCGGTGCGGTTGAACTGCATGAACACGTTGTTCCAGATTTCGATATAACGGTCACCGTCTTCTTCCGGCGAGCCCGGTGGGCCACCCCAGATGTCGGCGCCGTGATCGTAGAAAATCTCGGTGCAAGGACCGCACGGGCCGGTATCGCCCATGGTCCAGAAGTTGTCGGACGCGTAAGGCGCGCCTTTGTTGTCACCGATGCGCACCATGCGCTCGGCCGGCACACCGACTTCCTTGGTCCAGATGTCGTAGGCCTCGTCATCGCTGGCGTAGACGGTGACCCACAGCTTTTCCTTCGGCAGGTTCAGCCACTTCTCGGAGGTCAGGAAGTTCCAGGCGTAGGTGATGGCATCACGCTTGAAGTAGTCGCCGAAGCTGAAGTTACCCAGCATTTCGAAGAAAGTGTGGTGACGGGCGGTGTAACCGACGTTTTCCAGGTCGTTGTGCTTGCCGCCGGCGCGCACGCATTTCTGGCTGGAGACGGCGCGGGTGTACGCGCGCTTTTCCTGGCCCAGGAAGCAGTCCTTGAACTGGTTCATCCCCGCGTTGGTGAACAGCAGGGTTGGGTCGTTGCCCGGAATCAAAGAGCTGGAGGCTACACGGGTGTGGCCTTGCTCTTCGAAGAAGCGAAGGAAGGCTTCACGGATTTCTGCGCTTTTCATTAGGTTCTTCCACGGAGGCTGCGGCCAAAGGCCTGTACGAAACGTCAACAGACGAAACGACGGCAAAGGGCCGCATTATATCGGCCCTGCGCGCGGGGTACAGCGTGTTTATACGATAGAAACGGTCAATTGGGTGGCTAACGCTGTCACTTGCGCGAAAACTCGACGAATGTCGCGACCACTTGCTCGATTTGCGAGCGATTGACGTCCATGTGCGTGACCATCCGCAGCCGGGCGGCAGCGCTCAATTTGATCCCGCGCTCAACGGCAAATGCCTTGATCGCCTCGGCACGGTCGCCCATCTGCACGTAAACCATGTTGGTCTGCACCGGCTCGACACTGAAACCGGCCTCGCGCAGGCCTTCGGCCAGCAACTGCGCGTTCGCATGGTCATCCGCCAGGCGCTCGACGTTGTGATCCAGCGCATACAGCCCCGCCGCCGCCAGCAATCCGGCCTGACGCATGCCGCCACCGACCATTTTGCGCAGGCGTCGGGCCTTTGCAATCAACGCCGACGAACCGCACAGGACCGACCCGACCGGCGCACCGAGGCCCTTGGACAGGCACACCGAAACCGAATCGAAATATTGGGTGATTTCCCGGGCATCGACCCCGAGCTTGACCGCCGCGTTGTACAGCCGCGCGCCGTCCAGATGCAGCTGCAGGCCATTGTTCTGAGTGAACTGCCGGGCCCGGGCCAGATACTCCATCGGCAACACTTTGCCCTGCATGGTGTTTTCCAGCGCCAGCAGACGAGTGCGGGCGAAGTGGAAGTCGTCAGGCTTGATCGCCGCTGCCACCTGATCCAGGTCCAGCGAGCCATCGGCCTGCACTTCCAGCGGCTGCGGCTGGATCGAACCGAGCACCGCCGCACCGCCGCCCTCGTACTTATAGGTGTGCGCCTGCTGACCGACGATGTATTCGTCACCGCGCTCGCAGTGCGCCATCAATCCCAGCAGGTTGCTCATGGTGCCGGTCGGGACGAACAGCGCCGCAGCAAAACCCAGCCGTTTTGCCAGTTCGGTCTCCAGACGATTGACCGTCGGATCTTCGCCATACACGTCGTCGCCAGTGTCGGCTCGGGTCATCGCGTCGAGCATGGCGGGAGTCGGTTGGGTGACGGTGTCGCTGCGAAGATCGATAACGCTCATGAACCTGGCCTCTGGTCAGCAGGGGAAATCCCTTTTCGAAGAGGAATTACTGCGGGCATGGCGCGGATTAATCAACCCTTGAGCAAGGAAAAGTCGTTTGCGCGCTTCGAAAAACTCGATGGCAATCATCACAAAGGCGCAATGCACTGTCTGGAAATCTGTGTTAAAAACGCTCCGCCGCCCGATAAAGGGCGGCGAAACGTTCTCAGGGCGGGGTGCAATTCCCCACCGGCGGTAATTGCGCGCAATGCGCATAGCCCGCGAGCGCTTGGTGACGGGCACGGCAAACGCTGTGAGCGGCGGCAAGGTCAGCAGACCCGGTGTGATTCCGGGGCCGACGGTCATAGTCCGGATGAAGAGAGAACGGGATTGACGCCAAAGGGCCGTCCGCCGTGTTCGCGCGAGCGTGCGTACCCTTGAATCCCTTTCGATTCATAACGCCCTGTTTTTCACACAAACAGGAGTCAGAACATGCAACCCACCGCTATCGACAGCAAAAGCAAACACCCTCACGGCGAGCGCGTCGCGTTCATCCAGGCCTGCTGGCACAAGGAAATCGTCGACCAGAGCCGTAAAGGCTTCCTCGCCGAAATGATCGCTCAGGGTTATCAGGAATCGGACATCGATTTCTTCGAAGTCGGCGGCGCCTTTGAAATGCCTCTGCACGCCAAGCTGCTGGCCAAGACCGGTCGTTATGCCGGCATCGTTGCCGCCGCCCTGGTGGTGGACGGCGGAATCTACCGTCACGAGTTCGTCGCCCAGTCGGTGGTCAGCGGCCTGATGCAGGTTCAGCTGGAAACCGAAGTGCCGGTGTTCTCGGTGTCGCTGACCCCGCACCACTTCCATGCCGGTGAAGAACACCAGAAGTTCTTCTTCGAGCATTTCGTGCACAAGGGTCAGGAAGCGGCGAAGACTTGCGCGGATACGCTGCAGAAAGTGCGTGCGTTGCGCCGCACCGAGCCGCGTGCTGTAGCGGTCTGATGCAAACCCGGGTCGAGTGAGGTCTTGAACTTCACTCAAACCACTGTGGGAGCGGGCTTGCCCGCGATAGCGGTAGATCAGTCGAATCATATTTCAACTGACAGTACGCCATCGCGGGCAAGCCCGCTCCCACAGGGTTATGCATCTGCCCAAAGATTGAATCAGGCGAGATTTTCGTCAGTGGTCGGCACGATCAGAATGCCTGCCCGCAGGCCGTTCTTGACCTTGGGATTGGGGAAGATGATCCGCGCGCCCTGCTCTTCGATGATCCAGCGGGTATTGGCCAGATCTTCGGCCAACACATAACCTACATCCAGCTCCGAAAAGTTTTCGATGTCCGCCGGCAGGTTCAGGCGGAACGCATCGCTGTGCTTGATGATTTCCCGTGCCACGCTGAACAGTTGCAGACCGTCCAGGCCCTGCTCGGCCATCTCGGGCTCGGTGCCTTCGATGATCTGCTTCAGACGGGTTTCCAGCAGCGACACATTGACCCCGGCGTTCTGCCCGAATGGCCGCGCCTTGCCCAGCTCCAGCGTGAAGGACTCGGCCCCGAGCTTGTCGTAGGTGTAGGAACTGAACACGATTGACGGTTTGTTCTGCAACAGCACCGCTTCCATGCCGGCGGCGCGCAGGCGGGCCAGCTCAAGACGGGAATGCTGGCGACCTTCCTTCCACGGATACAGGGCGAACTGCTCGATCTTCGAACCGCGAATCGCGGTGTGCAGGTCGTAGTGCAGGCGCTGACGATCAGGAAGGCTAAAGAAACTTGCAGCCAGGCGTTCCAGCTCGCAGGCGCGCAGGGCTTCGGAACCGCTGCTTTGTTCGTGACGGCCGTTGAACAGCCGATTGACGTCCTGCTCGACGAAACGCTCGCCCTTGCGAATCGCTTCCGGGTTGCCGAACAGGAACAGAATGCGTGCGCGCGGCTTCAGGTCGCCGCGAGCGATGTCGTGCAGCAACCGGTCGAGCAACTCGATCGGTGCCGTTTCGTTGCCGTGGATGCCTGCCGACAGCAGCAGGTCCAGGCCATTGTCGCGCGCTTCGGGTGGCCGGACTTCCAGCGCACCCTCGCTCAACCAGCGCATGCGCACGCCTTCGACAGTCAGTTGAGTCTTCTCCGCCGGTTCGCGGCCGGCGAGGGTCAGTTCAAGCAGTTTGCCGAGGGCGAGCATAGAGCGGTTTCCTTAGTGGTCGTGATTGCAATCCGGGCCGTGCACGTGGCCGTCATCGTCGCCGAGGTCAGCCGGTTCCATCTCCAGTTGCAGACTTACCAGATTAGTCGCCAATGGACGCAACAGCAGGTTGGCGTACTCTTCGTCGCCCTCTTCGACGTCCACGCCGATCAGCAGTTGGCCGCGGCCGTCCTGCTGGATCCACAGCTCTTTGCCTTGCCACATGACCGCGACGCGGGTGCAGGAAGTTTGCAGTTGCGTGCCGTCAGTGTCTTCAAGGATCAGCTGCAGGGAATCGCTCATGTTTTACGCTCTCTTGGGGAGATGGAACCGTGCGCCGCGTTCAGGCGGCGCGCCGGTCATCAATTGATCTGGAATGGATAAACCGCGCCCAGTTTAAGGATTTGCGTCAGTTCATCCAGTGCCGTCCGGCATTCAAGCAGCAATTGCGGGTCCGCCAGATCACTTTCGGTCAGGCGGTCGCGGTAGTGCTTTTCAACCCATGCGGTCA
The window above is part of the Pseudomonas fluorescens genome. Proteins encoded here:
- the astE gene encoding succinylglutamate desuccinylase, with the translated sequence MLALGKLLELTLAGREPAEKTQLTVEGVRMRWLSEGALEVRPPEARDNGLDLLLSAGIHGNETAPIELLDRLLHDIARGDLKPRARILFLFGNPEAIRKGERFVEQDVNRLFNGRHEQSSGSEALRACELERLAASFFSLPDRQRLHYDLHTAIRGSKIEQFALYPWKEGRQHSRLELARLRAAGMEAVLLQNKPSIVFSSYTYDKLGAESFTLELGKARPFGQNAGVNVSLLETRLKQIIEGTEPEMAEQGLDGLQLFSVAREIIKHSDAFRLNLPADIENFSELDVGYVLAEDLANTRWIIEEQGARIIFPNPKVKNGLRAGILIVPTTDENLA
- a CDS encoding 6,7-dimethyl-8-ribityllumazine synthase codes for the protein MQPTAIDSKSKHPHGERVAFIQACWHKEIVDQSRKGFLAEMIAQGYQESDIDFFEVGGAFEMPLHAKLLAKTGRYAGIVAAALVVDGGIYRHEFVAQSVVSGLMQVQLETEVPVFSVSLTPHHFHAGEEHQKFFFEHFVHKGQEAAKTCADTLQKVRALRRTEPRAVAV
- the ltaE gene encoding low-specificity L-threonine aldolase yields the protein MSVIDLRSDTVTQPTPAMLDAMTRADTGDDVYGEDPTVNRLETELAKRLGFAAALFVPTGTMSNLLGLMAHCERGDEYIVGQQAHTYKYEGGGAAVLGSIQPQPLEVQADGSLDLDQVAAAIKPDDFHFARTRLLALENTMQGKVLPMEYLARARQFTQNNGLQLHLDGARLYNAAVKLGVDAREITQYFDSVSVCLSKGLGAPVGSVLCGSSALIAKARRLRKMVGGGMRQAGLLAAAGLYALDHNVERLADDHANAQLLAEGLREAGFSVEPVQTNMVYVQMGDRAEAIKAFAVERGIKLSAAARLRMVTHMDVNRSQIEQVVATFVEFSRK